From Jeotgalibaca dankookensis, one genomic window encodes:
- a CDS encoding heavy-metal-associated domain-containing protein, whose product MQKANIQLETLTCPSCLQKIENGVGNLNGVDKDSLKVMFNASRVKVNFDDTVSIEDIEKAIQDLGYGVKRSRVKAA is encoded by the coding sequence ATGCAAAAAGCAAATATTCAATTAGAAACGTTAACTTGTCCATCATGTCTACAAAAAATCGAAAATGGTGTTGGTAACTTAAACGGTGTGGATAAAGACAGCTTAAAAGTGATGTTCAATGCAAGCCGCGTAAAAGTAAACTTCGACGACACTGTATCAATTGAAGACATAGAAAAAGCTATCCAAGACTTAGGTTATGGCGTAAAAAGATCGCGTGTAAAAGCCGCGTAG
- a CDS encoding Dps family protein: MSEKTPQERLKEEQEYKDHVHHTKINAAAITDHLLGNIHTLHVKLHQYHWYVKGPHFFTLHEKFEELYDDNEKWFDRLAEQLLASGYKPASTTKELVEYSMLSEDPADKYIKAEEMVDNIIDDFRETRELTIRAIHLAQEEENVVFEDTLIEFKDDLDTKIWMLQAFLGKEALEDDDYHDEEED, from the coding sequence ATGTCAGAAAAAACACCACAAGAAAGATTAAAAGAAGAACAAGAATATAAAGATCATGTGCATCATACGAAAATAAATGCAGCAGCCATTACAGACCATCTTTTAGGGAATATTCACACACTACATGTGAAGTTACATCAGTATCATTGGTATGTAAAGGGACCTCACTTCTTTACTTTACATGAAAAATTTGAGGAACTATATGATGATAATGAAAAATGGTTTGACCGTTTAGCTGAACAACTGCTAGCTTCAGGATATAAACCAGCTTCTACAACCAAAGAGCTTGTCGAGTATTCTATGCTATCAGAAGATCCAGCAGATAAATATATAAAAGCCGAAGAAATGGTTGACAATATCATCGATGATTTCAGAGAAACTCGTGAATTAACGATTCGTGCCATTCACTTGGCGCAAGAAGAAGAGAATGTTGTCTTTGAGGATACGCTAATTGAATTTAAAGATGACTTAGATACAAAAATCTGGATGTTGCAAGCCTTTTTAGGAAAAGAAGCCCTAGAAGATGATGATTACCACGATGAAGAGGAAGACTAA